A DNA window from Paenibacillus sp. HWE-109 contains the following coding sequences:
- a CDS encoding DUF58 domain-containing protein, which translates to MNRPVFKRFGARPRFPAPLWLLIACFTASLFFLLFQGGKLASMLFIIITLLSIYLLSGNWSGIRRAQGTRKISNLGQEAQLEAGQSLQIGIGVQIPGFWPIPYMMIKDQLIRLNGEETIFEGSLVPDWKRKGELLYSTPPLRRGYYKFGATECLTEDIFGFFQHKGRLDLTQSLTVYPQTIVIREWAQFHQMLKGMQHHSTTTRAHRETTQINGVREYIYGDRLSRIHWNATAKTGTWKSKEFERESLPKTIILLDRTARAYGDVAEFELAVSVAASLFRYGASRDLALGLLSIGKESTFFEAKQSQNHHKHILKHLVGVEADGYRPLNQILKEHTRELPAGCFFVIISPQKGAVMMQVLTHLEHLQMNPCHIWVHDRSPQAFKPLGAQQDKQEDWIKAIRAQGYMGYEVNQLTDLPNLLGGAKRYA; encoded by the coding sequence CTTCTGATCGCCTGCTTCACCGCAAGCTTGTTCTTCCTGCTGTTCCAAGGCGGTAAGCTTGCTTCCATGCTTTTTATCATCATAACGCTCTTATCCATCTACCTGCTATCAGGCAATTGGAGCGGCATCAGACGCGCACAAGGAACTCGCAAAATTTCCAATTTAGGGCAGGAAGCCCAACTGGAAGCAGGGCAATCCTTGCAGATCGGAATTGGCGTGCAAATCCCCGGCTTTTGGCCGATCCCGTATATGATGATCAAGGACCAACTCATCCGTCTGAATGGCGAAGAAACCATTTTTGAAGGATCGCTTGTGCCAGATTGGAAAAGGAAGGGGGAATTGCTGTACAGCACACCGCCTTTGCGAAGAGGGTATTATAAGTTTGGCGCTACGGAGTGTTTGACAGAGGATATTTTTGGCTTCTTTCAGCATAAAGGCCGTTTGGATCTTACGCAGTCGCTAACGGTATATCCGCAAACCATCGTGATTCGGGAATGGGCGCAATTTCACCAAATGCTCAAAGGAATGCAGCATCACTCCACAACGACGAGAGCGCACCGCGAGACGACGCAAATCAACGGGGTGCGGGAATATATTTATGGGGACCGGCTATCGCGGATTCACTGGAATGCCACAGCCAAAACAGGGACATGGAAGTCCAAAGAGTTCGAGCGTGAATCGCTTCCCAAAACGATCATCTTGCTGGATCGCACCGCCCGTGCTTATGGGGATGTAGCTGAATTTGAGCTGGCAGTATCTGTAGCTGCTTCGTTATTTCGCTACGGTGCCAGTCGCGATTTGGCGTTAGGCTTACTTTCCATCGGCAAGGAATCCACGTTCTTTGAAGCGAAACAAAGCCAGAATCATCACAAACACATTCTCAAGCATTTAGTCGGTGTCGAAGCAGATGGCTATCGCCCTTTGAATCAGATCCTCAAGGAACATACACGTGAGCTGCCAGCTGGCTGTTTCTTCGTTATCATTTCTCCGCAAAAAGGAGCCGTGATGATGCAGGTATTAACGCATCTGGAGCATTTGCAAATGAATCCTTGTCATATCTGGGTCCATGATAGGTCTCCTCAAGCTTTCAAACCACTGGGTGCACAGCAGGATAAACAAGAAGATTGGATTAAAGCTATCCGTGCGCAGGGTTATATGGGGTATGAGGTCAACCAATTAACGGATTTGCCCAATCTGTTGGGAGGGGCGAAACGTTATGCCTAA